In Oryza glaberrima chromosome 8, OglaRS2, whole genome shotgun sequence, the following are encoded in one genomic region:
- the LOC127782403 gene encoding uncharacterized protein LOC127782403, producing MASKKSSTQASPMAAAAASLLLGLLLVLPVPAISSSDAEEAVVSRFREYLRIDTAQPAPDYAAAVAFLRGQAGAAGLEARTLELVAGKPLLLLRWPGRRPSLPSLLLNSHTDVVPSEPHKWDHPPFSAALDEASGRIYARGSQDMKCVGMQYLEAIRRLRSAGFIPDRNIYLTFVPDEEIGGHEGIEAFVASKEFKDMNIGLVLDEGLASPGEEYRVFYGERSPWWLTIKAKGAPGHGAKLYDGSAMENLMKSVEAIRRFRTSQFDLVKSGAKAEGDVVSVNLAYLKAGTPTPTGFVMNLQPSEAEIGLDIRLPPSVHTEALEKRLAEEWAPSSRNLTFEFKQKTSVLDNFGKPAVTPADSSNVWWALFEEAVKRAGGKLGKPEIFPASTDARYFRVLGIPAFGFSPMTNTPILLHDHNEFLSKDEYLKGIGIYESIIRTLATLKDSNVDYESRAEL from the exons gacgcggaggaggcggtggtctCCCGGTTCCGGGAGTACCTCCGCATCGACACGGCGCAGCCGGCGCCGGACtacgccgcggcggtggcgttccTCCGGGGGCAGGCCGGCgccgcggggctcgaggcgcgCACgctcgagctcgtcgccggcaagcccctgctgctgctccggtgGCCCGGGCGGCGCCCGTCGCTCCCTTCGCTGCTCCTCAACTCCCACACCGACGTCGTGCCGTCGGAGCCGCACAAGTGGGACCACCCGCCCTTCTCCGCCGCCCTCGACGAGGCATCCGGCCGCATCTACGCGCGTGGCTCCCAG GACATGAAGTGCGTGGGGATGCAGTACCTTGAAGCCATCCGCCGTCTCCGTAGTGCAGGCTTTATCCCAGATCGGAATATCTATCTTACATTTGTTCCAGATGAAGAAATTGGTGGGCATGAGGGTATAGAAGCATTTGTTGCATCAAAGGAGTTCAAAGACATGAATATAGGTTTGGTTCTCGATGAAGGGCTTGCATCACCTGGGGAGGAGTACCGCGTGTTCTATGGGGAGCGTAGTCCTTGGTGGCTTACTATTAAAGCTAAAGGAGCCCCAGGGCATGGTGCAAAGCTGTATGATGGTAGCGCAATGGAGAATTTGATGAAGAGTGTGGAAGCAATTAGGAGGTTCAGAACATCACAGTTTGATTTGGTCAAGTCCGGAGCAAAGGCTGAAGGGGATGTTGTATCAGTGAATCTTGCATACTTGAAGGCTGGCACACCGACACCAACA GGTTTTGTCATGAATCTACAACCATCTGAAGCAGAGATAGGTCTAGACATCCGACTCCCTCCTAGTGTTCATACCGAGGCTCTAGAGAAGCGTCTTGCTGAAGAATGGGCACCTTCTTCACGCAACTTGACATTTGAG TTCAAACAAAAGACCTCTGTACTTGACAACTTTGGCAAGCCAGCCGTCACCCCTGCTGATAGCTCAAATGTATGGTGGGCTCTATTTGAAGAGGCTGTGAAGAGAGCCGGTGGCAAACTTGGTAAGCCGGAAATATTCCCGGCCTCTACTGATGCTCGTTACTTTCGGGTGCTTGGGATACCAGCATTTGGTTTTTCTCCAATGACAAACACACCGATATTGCTCCATGATCACAATGAG TTTCTGAGCAAAGATGAGTACCTCAAAGGGATTGGGATATACGAGTCTATCATCAGGACATTGGCCACTCTTAAGGACAGCAATGTCGACTACGAATCCAGGGCAGAGCTATGA